The genomic DNA AACGAATTATGTGAAAGCCAAATTGAGTTTCTACTAAATTTGTGTCCACCTCTCCAACATTCAAAGCATATACAGCCTTTTCAAACTCTTTTACCATCATCCCCCTACCAAACCAACCCAAATCTCCGCCAGTTTTTGAAGTTCCGTCTGAACCAAACTCTTCTGCCAATGTTCCAAAATCTTCACCAGCCAAAACTCTCTTTAATATGGAGTTTGCCTGAGCTTTTACAGTTGCACTCGTCTCTGGATCTCCAACTTGAAATAATATGTGACGAGCCTTTACCTCTTCATCTCCAAATTCTGCCCACTCTTCATTTGTACTTTCTGCAAAAAACTTAGCAACTTTTTGCTCCAAAACTATTGGTGTGATTATTTTTTTTGTATAAGTGTCTAAATCCCAACCATACTTTTCTTTCAAATTTTTCTCTGCCTCCTCCTCACTTGCAAACTGCAAAACTAACTCTTTTTTTACATTAGCCACCTCTTCATCTGTCACTTCCACATCATTTTCTTTTGCAAAATTAGCTACAAAACGATTTGCCAAAAGTCTCTCCAAAACCTGATTTGACACATCATCGTCTGATACTGGTGGAAAACCTTCCGGTTGTTGTGAATAAAATAATTTTAAAGTTCTTATATCCTCAATATAATCATAATAACTTATATTCAATCCATTAATTGACGCAACTGGAATATTTAAACTTTTTGAAAATGCACGCACCATAGTATTATCTTGTAAATTATAAACTCCCCGAATAACAAAAATTAATGATAAAAAAAATACTAACACAAACACACCTGCTATACCCATAAGAAAAAACTTTTTATTTTTTAGACTGACAGGGCTAACTACTTTTTTACTAACTACTTTCTCTTCTTTTTCCATAATATTTTAATTAACTAATAATTTCTAAATCACTCTATACTCTTGTTTGTAAAATAATACCACCATTTCAAAGGATTATGCAAGACCTTTCTATTTTCAGTATCATATTCATTTTTATTTTCGTTTTCAAAATCTTCATGATTATTAAAAAAAACTATCTTTTCACCCTCTTCTTGCATATTCAATTCTGTACGCGCTTTCTCTTCCACAAAACTATTACTCATAACATAAGAAAGTATCTCCATTGATTCTAGTTTTTTACTTTCCAATCCTGCTATTTCTTTTTCCAAAGATTCTATTTCTCTTTTTATCTTAAAATCCTGATAAAAACCTTTTGCATAAACAAAAAAAACAAAACAAACTATCAAAATTAAGCCAAACAAAAAAAGTTTAGTCGCAAAAAAACCACTCCACAATTTACCACTTTTCCTACGCATAAATATAAATTATTCTTGTGTATCAGTATCGATAAAACCTCTATTTTTTAACTCCTCTCTTGTGTTTAAATAAACTCTTTTAAGCTCTTCGTCCTCCAAAATATTGATCGCACTATTTTGGACTTGTTCCTGTTTTTTTAGACCTCTCAAATTTTCGTGTCTAAACTCATTTATTTTTTGCTGAATAATTACAGGCTCTTTTATCTTTTTTACAACAATTTGAACACTTCCAGCTGCTGTTTGAATAGTCACATCTCCATAACGAAAAATAGTTCCAGCAATTCCTTTTACCCTTCCAGAAACACCCTCCACCTGATCGTACAAAACCTCGGAAATAACTTTGTCAAAAATAGCGCGTCTATTTATATCAATTATCCTATAATTTGTAATTATACAAGTATCCTTTCTCCACATATAAAGTCCACGAGCCCAAAACATAGCAGAAAACCAAATAAGAATTACAAATACAATACTCCCCCAAATTCCATAAGAAAAAAGCCAGAACATAAGAAAGAAAGCCAAAATTAAGAAAAATAAACCACCCAACCACATCCAAAAAAGTGTAAGAGCGTGCCTACGAAGAGATAGTAAAATCTCTTCATCGTGTTTTAAATTAATTTTTTTTGTATTCATATTTATTTTTTAAATCTTAATTCTTTTTTAATTACTTCTCTGTCATCCCAATCAATCTTTTTACCATTCTCTACTACTATTGCCTGTTCACTACCTTTTCCAGTGACTAAAATTAAATCTCCTTTTTTTACCAAGTTTACTGCTTTTTGTATTGCTTCTCCTCTATCCAAAATTTCAAACAAATTTTTATCGAGTTTTTTGCCAGATTTTTTTGCACCTCCTGAAACTTGTTTTATTATCTCCATTGGATCTTCATCATAAGGATCTTCGTTCGTCACAATACAAATATCTGCATTCCTACCAACCAATTCTCCAATTGGCCCTCTTCGGGATCTATCCCGCCCACCACCTGCTGAACCACAAACATGGATTATGCGTTTTGGTTTCAAAACTTTTACAACTCTATAAAGCGACTTCAAAGCTATGGGCTCAAAAGCATAATCCACAATTACCTGAAATCCGAATTCTTCAGCTTCTTCTATAAACTCAAGCCTTCCAGGAACTCCAGCAAAATTCTTCACAGACTTGTTTATCTTTGACCAATCCACCATCAATTCTCTGGCCACAGAAACTGCAGATAAAATATTCAAAGCATTGTGTTCGCCAAAAAGTTTAGTATTAAATTTTTTATTGTTTATTTCAAATTCCAATCCTTTTTCAGTTGTCTCCACATTATCCAAAATAAATTCCTCTCCAAGATTTTTTACAAAAACTTTTTCTCCTTTTTTACCAAATCCAATCTTCTTTGAAAAATTAAAATTTACAAACTCACTAGCTTGTTTTATGTTTTCATTTACAAAAACTTTTTTATCTATTGGTTTACCTTTTAGAACTTTCGTTTCTTTATTTGCAGTATATTCAAAAAGTTTCAACTTTGCATTTTTATAGTTTTCAAAACTTCCGTGAGATTCTATATGTTCTGGATACAGATTTGTAAGCAAAACATAATCATAATTTATAAACTTATGACGATACTGGACTATTCCTTCTGAAGTTGTCTCAACAATTGCAATATCACATTTTTTATTTACCATTTCACGCAGATATTTTTGTATTTCAGTTTTTCCAAGCATGGTCATTTTTGTATCATTTAGCTTGTCTCGTCCAGCAACATAAAAATCTATAGTAGAAAGTGAGCCAACTACAAAACCAGAACTTTCCAAAAGTTGACGAAGTAAATAAGCAGTTGTAGATTTTCCACTTGTTCCTGTAATTCCAATTACTAACAATTCTTTTGAAGGATATTTGTATTTTATAGCTCCGTACCAAGCAAAAAATAAATGCCTAAGATTCAAAATATTTTTTGGTATAATTTTTTTTAATATTTTTTTCATAATAAAATTTACAAATCCTATTTAATTATGTAATACTATTAGTGTATCAATTTAAGTAAAAAAAAGAAACCCAAAAGGAGCGTAAAATGTCTATTCCTGTTTTTATTTTTAGAAACCAAGAACATTTTATAAAATATATCCAAAATATACTCCCCAAAAAAGATACAAAAACAACAAAAGATACTAACTTAAGTATAGATATTGACTTAAAACATGGTTTAAGTATTGGTGCAAAAAGGTTTAAAGATATACAAAAAAAACCTTATTATATTTTTACACATTATACTAATAACTTTGATGGTGTCGCAGGTAAACAGGCTATTGTAAAATTTATTTTCCATATTATAAGCCCAGATCAATACCGAGACTTAGTTCATTATCTTGAAGTTATGTTAGGACTTGAAGTGTATGAATATTCACACACAAAATAACCCGCAAATATAGCGGGTTTTTATTTGTTCTCAAAAAAATTATACAAATTTTTTATTTCCTCAAACTAAGTTCATAATTTACTTGCTCCAACTTTCTCACAGCATTTTTTGCCTGATCTAATTTATTACGAAGATAACTAGTCAAATTAAATTCTATTAACTCTCCAACTACTTCCTGAGCAGTCTCAACACATCGCTCAACCATTTCAAAATCTCTTTTAGTCGCAAACTTCACAGCATACCGCAAAAGCTCTCCTGGTACATCACAAAGACCTGCAATGTAAACATCGTCTGGAACATCCAATTGAATTCTTCCAAAATCTACTCCATTTATAAAATCAAAGAATAAAGTAGCTTCTACAAATTCCTCCATTCCAGCTTTATACGAACCCTGTCCTTCCAAAACATTTATATCAAACTTTTTCTGCAAATTTAACATTATATTTTCTGATTCTTTCATTTTATCTTCTGCGTCTTCTGCATCATCTCGATGAAGTGAGAAAATAGCCCGCTTTGCCAAATGCAGTGCATCTCCAGATTGTTTAATTATCTCTCTTCTCTCTGTATCTTTCTTTGTCATTCTCTCTTTTTTCTCCTCTATAAAATTCTTATCTATCATATTTTTTTCTTCTTCTAATTAAATAAATTGTTTTTATAAACTCTATCAAAAACACATTTACAAGTCCAAAAATTATTAAAATTGTCCATTCTTTTAGACCAATTGGGACTGTTTTTAACAAAATTTGAAGTGGTTTAAGATATACAGCAGCAATAAGCATCAACCATCCAAACAAGACAGCGAGATTTAAATACATATTGCCAAAAGGATTTCTCTCCCAAACATGATGACGCATACTTCTTACAGAAAAAATATAAAGAAGTGAATCTACAGCTAAACCAAGAAATACTATTGTGCGGGTTAGTTGTATATCTCCTGTAGTTTTCCAAAAGTACAAAAATATTCCCAAAAGCATTACATTTGCAACAATACTTATAATACCAATCATTGCCTTCATTTCACCATCAATTAATTTTTCATTTTTCCTCCTTGGTGGTTCTTTCATATTTTCCTTTTCTCCTTTATCAAAAGCTAGTGCCATGTTTGGAAATGAATCTTCAATAATATTTATCCACAAAATCTGTGCTGGTAAAATCGGCAGAGGTAAGCCAACCACCAAACTAACAGAAATAAGAGTAATCTCTGCAAAACTCCCAGAAAGTAGGTACAAAACAACTTTTTTTACATTTTGATAAATTGTCCTTCCTTCTTCTACAGAATAAACAATTGTACTAAAATTATCATCTAGCAATATCAAATCTGAAACTTCTTTTGCCACATCTGTCCCAGAACCAAGTGAAACCCCAATATCAGCACCTTTTAATGCTGGTGTGTCATTTACTCCGTCTCCTGTCATTGCTACTATTTCTCCATTCAATTGCAATGCTTTTACTATTCTCATTTTATCTCCTGGCTCAACTCTTGCAAAAATATTTACCTTTTCAATAACTTTTCTAAGTGTTTTGTCATCAATTTTCTGTAAATCATCTCCAGACAAAACACTCTCTTTTGATATATTTAAACCAATTTTTTCTCCTATCGCTCTAGCTGTTTCTATGTGGTCTCCTGTTATCATTATTACCCTTATCCCAGCTTCTTGTGTTATTTTAAAAGTTTCTATTACATCAGCTCTTATTGGGTCTGAAATACCAACCAAGCCAAGCAGTATTAAGTTTTTTGTATCTTTAAAACTTAACTCATCTTTATCTTTTGAAAAAGTTTTATAACCAACCGACAACACACGCAGGCCACGACTAGCCAATTCTTTATGCTTTTTCTCAAAAAACTTTCTTTTTTCTGCCGTCATTTTAAAAACCTTCTCTCCTTTTCTATAAAATTCTGCTTTTTTCAAAATTACCTCTGGTGCACCTTTTATATACATTGAAGTTTTACTTTTTTCAGACTGCAAAACAGCTATATATTTTGTCCTACTTTCAAAAGGTAGTTCGTCTAATCTATGATTTCTTTTTTCAAGCTTTACCTTGTCCAAACCTATTTTATGCCCAAAATGTAAAAATGCAGCGTCTGTTGTATCACCAATTACAGAAACTTTTTTACCAACACTTTTTTGCAAATATGCATCATTTGCAAAAATACCAGCAAGTAAAATAAAATAAGCCTCTTTATTTTTCTTTAAATTATATTCATTTTCTACATCAAAATCATTGTTAACCGTAGAAATCTGTGTCACAAACATTTTACCTTCTGTAAGTGTTCCTGTTTTGTCTGTACATATTACACTTACAGAACCTAGAGTTTCTGCTGATACAAGCCTACGCACCAAAGCTTTTTTCTTTAAAATCTTTTGCATTCCAATGGCCAAAATTACCGTCAAAGATATTACCAAACCTTCTGGAATTGCTGCTACTGCCATTGCTACAGAAACCTCAAAAAGCTCAACTATTTCATACTCTGCAAAAGGACTAAAAATACCAAGCAATATAACAGCAAAAGAAACTAATACAATTAAAATTCCAAGTGTTTTTGCCAATTTTCTAAGCTGTTCTTGAAGTGGAGTACCTACATCTTCTGTTTCTTTTACAAGTTGTGCTACTTTCCCTATTTCTGTATTTACACCAATAGATGTTACCACAACCCTGGCAACACCGCTCGCCACGATTGTTCCTTTGTGTACCATATTTCTTCTATCTGGAAGTCTTGTATCTTTTTCTATTTTTTCTATTGTCTTTTTTACTGGCTCCACCTCTCCAGTAAGTAATGCCTCGTTTACCTTTAAGTCTTTTTCTTGAATTATCCTTCCATCTGCCTGTATTTTATCTCCAGCATTCAAAATCAAAATATCACCAACTGTCACACTTTCACTATTTAAACTAACAACATTTCCACCACGCAAAACAACTGCCTTATACTTTATCATTGAACCAAGTTTTTGAAGTGCTCTATTAGCTTTGTCTTCCTGCACAAAGCCAATCACGGCATTTACAAGTGTTGTAATAAAAATAATTATCATGTCTGGATAATCCCCCAAAAAACCACTAATCGTTCCCGCTACAACCAAAATTATAATCAACGGACTTTTCCATTGATTCAAGAAAATCTTAAATCTGGAGATTCTTTCTCCAGCTGTAGAAAATTTATTTTTACCGTATTTTGCAATTCTTTTTTTCGCCTCATTATTGGATAAACCCTCTCTAGAACTGTTCAATTTCTTCAAAACATGTGCTATATTTTGTGCATGATGCATATTTTAACAAAAAAACTTGATTTTTTTCTATAAATAGTATATCATATTTAAGTCTATATTTTATAAAAGTGTGTAAATACTAAAAAGTGATAAATATTACAAAATGATCTGGTAGCTCAGTAGGTAGAGCAGCAGCCTTTTAAGCTGATGGTCGTGGGTTCGATCCCCACCCAGGTCACAAAAAAAACATCTTAATTGGTGTTTTTTTATTTTTAATGTAAAATAGATATAAATTCTACAAAGGAGGGAAAAATGGAAGCTGTAAGTATTAGTTCTGCAATTAATTCAATCTTAATAATCATTGGAATTCTGTATTTTACAGGAATTGCTCTTTACACATTTACAATATTAGTAGATAAATCAAAAAAGTTTACGCAAAGAAAAATATTAAAAGTAATGATTCTTTTTTCTATACCTTTATTTGTCATAACTTTTTCAAGTATCTCAATGTCAAGCTCTGGTGCAAGTATTTTTATATACTGTTCACTTTTTATCTTATCAATCTTTTTTGTAATAACTTGGCACAAAACATAGTAACAAAAAAGCACCTAAACTGGGTGCTTTTAATTTACAAAAATATAAAAAAATGGTAGTATGAAGTAGGTCTTATTTTTTTACACCCAAAAGGAGGTACAAATGTCTGAATTTCTAAATTCAATTGTAAATATTAATACCTACTCACTATTGCACTTTTTAGTTATAATTACTTTTATATTTATTATGATTTCAATAATTTGTCAGGTTTTTTTGAAAAAATATTATTATATACTTGTTATTTCAGTTTGTTCTACACTCTTGTTTTCTGTGATTACTTTTTCCACAGGACTTTATTATATGATATTCGACTTATCTTCAGAACTTAGTATTATGATATATGTAAGTTTAGTGCTTATTTTTATAAATATGATCATAAATGCTTTAAATATGAACTGGGTGTTAGATAAATATAAAAAGGTATAGAAACAGTAAAGCACCTAAATTAGGTGCTTTTTTAATTGACAAAATATCTAAAAAATGATAATGTAGTGTTTGAAAATAAACCAAAAAAATAGAGGAATACGCGTGAATTATCTAGAAATTCTAAAAACACTTATAATGTTTAGTTTATTTTCAATAGCACTGCACATTATATTTTATATGTTTTTTGCAGGAAATCCCTATTCAACATTTGGTAAATCTAACGCAACTTTGGAAAAAACATCCACATCTAGCACTTTGACAATCACAGGACTTACAAGTTTAGCCTGGATTTATCTAGCTTTTGTAGAAAAAATAGAGATGAGTACAAAAATTACAGCAATTTGCTTTATTATAATCTGTATTTTTTTTGGAATTTTAATATCCCAATCTAAAACATTTAAAAGTGATAATCCACGAAGCACCTAATTTAGGTGCTTTTTTAATTGACAGCTTTGATAAAAAAATATTATGCTAAATAGAGTTCTTTAACAAAGGAGTTCCCAATGAATGAGTTCATTTACAGATCGCTTTTTGTTGTTGCAGATTTTGCTTGCTTATTTACAATTGTTTTATTACTTCCATATTATGTTTATCCAAGAATAAAACTCAAACTTATTCCACGAGCTAAAAATTTAAAAGCATTATCTTTTTCTTCTTTTACAACAGCATTTCTATATTTTATATGTTTTCTAGAAAATTATACTTGGTATTTTCTACTTACTTCTATAATATTTATAGTCTCATCTATGTTTTTTATGGGGCAACTAATAGAATATAAACGCAAAACAACGGGTAAATAACCCGTTGTTTTTTTAAATTATTTATGTTTTATCTTCCAAACAGCTCATCTATAATACTAATTATATCTTTTTCTTTAGCGATTGGAAGTAAACTATTCAATCTCTCCCCCATTTCTTTCATTTTATTTTTATTTTGAAGTAAGTCTTTTATTACTTTTGCCAATTCTACTCCACTTATTAAATTATTATTAAAACTAAGTAAAGCACCGCTAGACGATAAAAATTTTACATTATCCTCTTGATGACCCTCGTTTGGAATTATAATTACTGCCTTTTTTAATGCTGCAACCTCAGTTAAAGTTCCAAAACCTCCACGCGCTACCACCAATTCAGAAATAGCATAAGCGTCTTTCATTTCTTCTGTAAAAAAATCAAATTGAAAATAATTTTCAAACTCTTTAAATTTTTCATTATCCTCACTTTTATTTTTTCCAGTCAAATGAATTATCTGGCATATTCCTTTTAAGTGTGGCAAAGACTCTATTACAAGCCTGTTTATTTTTAAAGATCCGGTTCCACCTCCCATTACAAAAACAACTGGCAAGTCTGATTTTAATCCAAAACCTTGAAAAACTTTTTCTTTATTACCAATTAAAATTTCTTCTCGAACAGGGTTTCCAAGCCACTCAACTTTTTTTGCAGAAAAATTTACAACTCCCTCCTCCAAAGCTGTGGTTATTTTTATTGCAAAAAATGACATTATTTTATTGGAAAGCCCAACTTTTACATCTTGCTGATGAATCCAAGTTGGAACTCCCATAATCCACGCTATGAAATGCACTGGAACAGAAACAAATCCGCCCGCAGAAATACACAAGTCTGGTTTTTCTTTCCACAAAATTTTGAATGACTGCAAAAAACCAAAACAAATTTTAAATAAATCTGTAAAATTCCAAAAAGACAGATAACGGCGAAATTTTCCAGAAGAAATAGCAAGAAATGGTATGTTATATTTTTTAACCAACTCTTTTTCTGGTCCAGTCTTTGTGCCAACCCAAACAAATTCTATTTTCTTATCTTTTTTTTCTAACACTTCTTTTATTGCAAGCAGTGGTGTTACTGGACCAAGTGTCCCGCCACCAGAAAAAATTATTTTCATAAACGATATTTAATTCTATTTTTTGATATATTTATAAGTATTCCAACCGAAGCCATAGAAATCATTAGTGCTGTCCCTCCATGGCTTACAAATGGAAGTGGCACACCAGTAAGTGGTACTAAACCAACCATTGCACCAATATTAAAAAAAGATTGGACTATAAACCATATCATTATTCCAAATACAAGAAATTTTGCAAAATCGTCGTGAGACTGTTTTGCAAGTTTTACCATACGAAAGCTTATTGCTACAAGTAAAATTATAAAAGCGACAACAATAACAAAGCCTAGTTCTTCTGCCATAATAGCAAAAATACTATCTGCGTGGACTTCTGGTAAATATTGAAATTTTTGCCTTGAGTGTCCAAGTCCAAAACCAAACCAACCTCCAGAACCTATTGCCAAAAAAGCCTGATTTATATGATAGCCTATTCCTTGCGGATCTAACTCTGGATGCATAAAAGTCATAAGTCTTTCTGCTCTGTGTGGCACGAGAGCTATCATAAGAATAAATGCACCAACCCCAGCAGACAAAAGTACTCCTAAATGGGAATATTTTGCACCAGCCAAAAATAGCATACCAAAAATTACTGCAAAAAGTATACTAGCTGTTCCAATATCTGGCTGAAATACAATAAGTCCGATTGGTAAAATACCTAAAAATAGAGCTGTCAAAAACCCTGTTTTAAATTTTTCTATAGAACTACCCAAATCAGCCAGATAACTTGCAAAGAAGATGATAGTCCCTAATTTTACAATTTCTGCAGGCTGAAAAGAAAAAGATCCGAACACAATCCAACTTTGTGCAGTAGTTCCAAAACTAGATCCCATTCCAGGAATTAAAACTAATATCACCAAAACCAAAGAGACAAAATAAATAAACAAAGACATCTTTTTCAAAAAAGTATATGGTATTTTACTCAACAAAATAAAAAGGAATAATCCAGGTAAAAAACCATACAAAATTTGTCTTTTTAGAAAAAAATAACCATCTCCAAACCTCTCAAACCCAACAACAGAACTTGCAGAAGCTAGCAAAATTAATCCAAAAAAAATAAGAACCCCAAAATATGACAAAAGAAGATAGTCTACTTTAGATTTATCTATTGCCATAAGCTAAAGATTCAAAAAAACTATCAATAATGTCGCCACTAGTAAAAAAACTTGGCAAATAAGATTTACAGCATTCAATATGTACGCTATAAATTTATCTTTATGAAACAAAACCCAACCTAAAATAAAATTTATAATTAGGATAAAAATTCCTGTAATTGGTAAATATAAAATATTCCACCACTCTCCTATTAAGTCTACACCAAATAATATGTTATAATGCAAAAAAATAGGATCTTGCTGTGGACCGAGAACATACAAAAGCCAAAACCACATAAATATGTTTACTAGCAACGACAAAATAACCATTGATAATATAGCTGGTTGTTTTATATAAAGTTTTAATGGGTAAGTTGTTCTAGCCATACAACTATTATATTTTATTAATAGGTTAAAGTAAAGAATTATGTATATAACTATAATCTCTGTTGGAAAACTAAAAGAAGAATATTGGAAAATTCTTTATGAAGAATATTTAAAAAGAATAAATCCTTATGCTAAAATAACTGTTAAAGAAGTTATTGGCGTTCCATTTCGCAATGGAGATAATTTAGAAAAAATAAAAGAAATAGAACTGACTGCAATAGAAAAACAAATAGAAAAAGATAGTTTTGTTATTTTTCTGAAAGAAAATGGAAAAGAATATTCTTCTGTTGAGTTTTCCAAATTTTTAGAAAAAAAAACTAGTACAGGACAACACATAACTTTTGTAATTGCTGGTGCACTCGGTTTTGCAGAAAAACACATAGATTTAGAAAACTCATCGCTTTCTTTATCTAAAATGACTTTTCCACACAAAATGGCTAGAATTGTACTTTTAGAGCAAATTTACAGAGCTATTACAATTAAAACTGGAAAAAAATATCATTATTAATATAATAACTTCGGACTTCGGTTAATTAAAAAAGATGGTCTAATTTTTCTGTCATCATAAGTTTGACTGCGGATCCAGAGTTTATGTCACTATTCTTTGGATTATTATATAAGTTTATATTTGTATTCTACATATTGCTATATAAAACAGTTTTTACTAGTATTCCCTGGATTCGAGATCTGAATCTGGAATGACAGACTTGTTTTTTATTAACTTCTAAATACTAATTATTAATTTAGCACCTTAAACCTTGACAAAAATGCTTATATATCCTATAATATGAGCACTTTAATAAACAACCGAAATAGATTTAATCTAATTTTATATGGCACATAAAAAGGCGGGTGGTTCCACCAGGCTGGGCCGTGATTCCAAAGCACAATACCTAGGGGTAAAAGTTGGCGACGGACAAACAGTCACAGCTGGAAGCGTATTGATACGCCAAAGAGGAACAAAATGGCACCCAGGTACAAATGTACGCAAAGGAAAAGATGACACACTTTTTGCAACTATTGCTGGAATTGTAAAATTTCAAAAGAAGAATAGAAGAAAGTTTGACGGATCACTGAAATTTACAACCTTTGTAAATATTTTAGAAACAAACAAAGAAGAAAAATAAACTTCGCTCCACGAAGTATTATTAAAAAACTACGGCTTATTTGCCGTAGTTTTATTTTAGTTTCTGTGCTTTTCATCAGCAATTTTTAAGTTTTCTCCAAAACCCAGAAACTCGTAAAGATTAGTTTCCATATCATTTCCTTCCAATTCTAATGCCCAAGTCTTTGACCAAAATCTATCACCATCCTCATCCACTTTTATGACAAGCTGATCTTTTGGTGGTTTTAAAAATTGTGGTTTATTTTCTAAAACCTCCTTTCTATCATA from Candidatus Magasanikbacteria bacterium includes the following:
- the rpmA gene encoding 50S ribosomal protein L27, which gives rise to MAHKKAGGSTRLGRDSKAQYLGVKVGDGQTVTAGSVLIRQRGTKWHPGTNVRKGKDDTLFATIAGIVKFQKKNRRKFDGSLKFTTFVNILETNKEEK